A stretch of Aedes aegypti strain LVP_AGWG chromosome 2, AaegL5.0 Primary Assembly, whole genome shotgun sequence DNA encodes these proteins:
- the LOC110676189 gene encoding uncharacterized protein LOC110676189: protein MKSFLLVLAVVVGCHGQGGFRGYFYPKPSIPFREAPCPTQYRTQILTQTVQYPIYYTSTVQYPVYFTSTVVDQQYLTVYSTLIQPVTQYQTRTSTLVIRPSPVTQYSTLVSTVTVLSSVQDESRPPPVNNAYLPPVSEVSDEARETPCNEYLPPAAVGDARGSSNGANILSSDFESSSGSSGSSVRVAPFGRQSVQLNLGALPPVQ from the exons ATG AAATCTTTTCTGCTAGTTTTGGCTGTAGTGGTTGGCTGCCATGGTCAGGGAGGATTTCGAGGGTACTTTTATCCTAAGCCAAGTATTCCCTTTCGAGAAGCACCCTGTCCAACGCAGTACCGAACGCAGATACTCACTCAAACCGTTCAATATCCGATATATTACACATCAACAGTGCAATATCCAGTTTACTTCACATCTACTGTAGTTGACCAGCAGTATCTCACCGTGTATTCTACCCTCATTCAACCTGTGACTCAATATCAAACTAGAACTAGCACTCTGGTGATTCGCCCTAGCCCTGTGACGCAGTATTCAACCCTGGTGTCCACCGTAACGGTTTTGAGCTCTGTTCAGGATGAAAGCCGCCCACCGCCAGTTAACAACGCCTATCTCCCACCAGTGTCGGAGGTCAGTGACGAAGCTCGTGAAACACCTTGTAATGAATATCTGCCTCCAGCCGCCGTTGGAGATGCTCGAGGAAGCTCAAATGGAGCTAATATTCTAAGCTCAGACTTCGAAAGCTCGTCTGGTAGCAGTGGAAGCAGTGTTCGAGTGGCACCATTCGGACGGCAATCGGTCCAACTCAACTTAGGAGCTTTGCCTCCCGTACAATAA
- the LOC5575365 gene encoding integumentary mucin C.1 isoform X1 yields MVSLFKNLPLLAIASLLVVCRADIPLLELGLDSEPQQYKNVLEPSESANVFSGYSNDKPIVPFPEPTKQCVGGPDVCGYTYTTPTCPWEVRTEYKTTTQTETKVKTEISTKVQQQTVTQTIPTTITETTTKVTRLCNEYLPPVEPVTTSVRPNPVTKTVTLPPTTTTITSRGPPLSTTRTITPTTTVVISQTPYVTNTRTVTPTITSIITAQSTSLTRTITPTSTFLSYLPSVSITRTITPTYTNLVYLDSVTLTRTVTPTSTYLAYLPSVTINRTVTPTSTSLFYLPSVTVNRTVTPTSTNVFYELAATVNRTVTPTSTNVFYAASVTVNRTVTPTSTRLSYLDSVTIDRTVTPTFTKLITLDSTNTQTRTLTPTFVVQETADTRTVTRTITPSFVVQTSVPTSTITRTFTPTNVITTTAATTSTIVRTVTPRATSTTTITAGVSTVTVRDTKTITTTPVLTSTPTIYSTITLPAVTQTICKPVNTYLPDEGTPTITRTRTETVTERLTETVITCTPTNAYLPVQQTATVKRSSLNRDVVPPEPLRYNLI; encoded by the exons ATGGTGTCCTTGTTCAAG AATTTACCTCTTCTGGCAATTGCATCGCTGCTAGTGGTCTGTCGGGCAGATATTCCACTATTGGAACTTGGACTAGACTCGGAACCTCAGCAATACAAGAATGTACTCGAGCCAAGTGAATCGGCAAACGTTTTCAGTGGATATTCGAATGATAAACCGATCGTACCTTTTCCCGAGCCAACCAAACAATGCGTAGGAGGACCAGATGTTTGTGGCTACACATATACCACGCCGACTTGCCCATGGGAAGTTCGAACGGAATACAAAACTACTACGCAAACTGAAACTAAAGTTAAAACAGAAATATCAACGAAGGTGCAGCAACAAACAGTAACACAGACAATTCCGACTACCATCACGGAAACCACTACGAAGGTGACAAGACTGTGTAACGAGTACCTGCCTCCGGTTGAACCAGTTACGACTTCTGTGAGACCGAACCCAGTTACCAAAACGGTAACTTTACCCCCAACTACAACCACGATAACTTCTCGGGGACCTCCACTTTCTACGACTCGTACAATTACTCCAACAACTACTGTAGTTATCAGTCAAACACCTTACGTAACCAACACTCGCACAGTAACTCCAACCATTACTAGTATCATCACTGCCCAAAGCACTTCGTTGACCAGGACCATCACACCTACTTCGACCTTTTTGAGCTATTTGCCTTCCGTATCCATTACCAGAACTATTACTCCAACTTACACCAACTTGGTATACTTGGACTCAGTAACCCTTACGCGAACTGTGACTCCTACTTCAACTTATCTTGCGTACCTGCCATCTGTGACCATTAATCGCACGGTCACTCCGACTTCCACCAGTTTGTTCTACCTTCCATCGGTGACTGTGAACAGAACCGTAACTCCAACCAGTACGAACGTTTTCTACGAGTTAGCAGCTACCGTCAACCGAACTGTCACACCAACGTCAACCAACGTATTCTACGCAGCGTCTGTCACCGTCAACCGTACTGTTACGCCCACCTCGACCAGACTTTCGTATCTGGACTCGGTAACCATAGACCGTACTGTTACGCCAACATTCACCAAACTGATCACTCTGGACTCGACCAATACGCAAACTCGTACCCTTACACCAACCTTTGTCGTGCAGGAAACGGCTGATACACGAACGGTCACTAG gaCCATTACTCCATCGTTCGTTGTGCAAACATCCGTGCCAACTTCCACCATCACTAGGACATTCACTCCGACCAATGTGATTACAACAACCGCTGCAACAACCAGCACCATAGTCCGTACCGTCACTCCACGAGCAACCAGCACAACTACTATAACTGCAGGCGTTTCAACAGTGACCGTTCGGGATACTAAAACTATAACTACCACGCCAGTGTTGACGTCGACTCCAACCATCTACTCCACCATTACGCTTCCGGCAGTTACACAAACTATCTGCAAGCCCGTCAACACCTATCTTCCGGACGAAGGAACTCCAACCATAACCCGTACGCGCACCGAAACCGTTACCGAACGTCTGACGGAAACTGTCATCACTTGCACGCCCACGAACGCCTATCTGCCAGTTCAGCAAACGGCCACCGTCAAACGATCCTCTTTGAATCGAGACGTCGTTCCACCGGAACCACTACGATACAATTTGATCTAG
- the LOC5575365 gene encoding integumentary mucin C.1 isoform X2, whose translation MNLPLLAIASLLVVCRADIPLLELGLDSEPQQYKNVLEPSESANVFSGYSNDKPIVPFPEPTKQCVGGPDVCGYTYTTPTCPWEVRTEYKTTTQTETKVKTEISTKVQQQTVTQTIPTTITETTTKVTRLCNEYLPPVEPVTTSVRPNPVTKTVTLPPTTTTITSRGPPLSTTRTITPTTTVVISQTPYVTNTRTVTPTITSIITAQSTSLTRTITPTSTFLSYLPSVSITRTITPTYTNLVYLDSVTLTRTVTPTSTYLAYLPSVTINRTVTPTSTSLFYLPSVTVNRTVTPTSTNVFYELAATVNRTVTPTSTNVFYAASVTVNRTVTPTSTRLSYLDSVTIDRTVTPTFTKLITLDSTNTQTRTLTPTFVVQETADTRTVTRTITPSFVVQTSVPTSTITRTFTPTNVITTTAATTSTIVRTVTPRATSTTTITAGVSTVTVRDTKTITTTPVLTSTPTIYSTITLPAVTQTICKPVNTYLPDEGTPTITRTRTETVTERLTETVITCTPTNAYLPVQQTATVKRSSLNRDVVPPEPLRYNLI comes from the exons AATTTACCTCTTCTGGCAATTGCATCGCTGCTAGTGGTCTGTCGGGCAGATATTCCACTATTGGAACTTGGACTAGACTCGGAACCTCAGCAATACAAGAATGTACTCGAGCCAAGTGAATCGGCAAACGTTTTCAGTGGATATTCGAATGATAAACCGATCGTACCTTTTCCCGAGCCAACCAAACAATGCGTAGGAGGACCAGATGTTTGTGGCTACACATATACCACGCCGACTTGCCCATGGGAAGTTCGAACGGAATACAAAACTACTACGCAAACTGAAACTAAAGTTAAAACAGAAATATCAACGAAGGTGCAGCAACAAACAGTAACACAGACAATTCCGACTACCATCACGGAAACCACTACGAAGGTGACAAGACTGTGTAACGAGTACCTGCCTCCGGTTGAACCAGTTACGACTTCTGTGAGACCGAACCCAGTTACCAAAACGGTAACTTTACCCCCAACTACAACCACGATAACTTCTCGGGGACCTCCACTTTCTACGACTCGTACAATTACTCCAACAACTACTGTAGTTATCAGTCAAACACCTTACGTAACCAACACTCGCACAGTAACTCCAACCATTACTAGTATCATCACTGCCCAAAGCACTTCGTTGACCAGGACCATCACACCTACTTCGACCTTTTTGAGCTATTTGCCTTCCGTATCCATTACCAGAACTATTACTCCAACTTACACCAACTTGGTATACTTGGACTCAGTAACCCTTACGCGAACTGTGACTCCTACTTCAACTTATCTTGCGTACCTGCCATCTGTGACCATTAATCGCACGGTCACTCCGACTTCCACCAGTTTGTTCTACCTTCCATCGGTGACTGTGAACAGAACCGTAACTCCAACCAGTACGAACGTTTTCTACGAGTTAGCAGCTACCGTCAACCGAACTGTCACACCAACGTCAACCAACGTATTCTACGCAGCGTCTGTCACCGTCAACCGTACTGTTACGCCCACCTCGACCAGACTTTCGTATCTGGACTCGGTAACCATAGACCGTACTGTTACGCCAACATTCACCAAACTGATCACTCTGGACTCGACCAATACGCAAACTCGTACCCTTACACCAACCTTTGTCGTGCAGGAAACGGCTGATACACGAACGGTCACTAG gaCCATTACTCCATCGTTCGTTGTGCAAACATCCGTGCCAACTTCCACCATCACTAGGACATTCACTCCGACCAATGTGATTACAACAACCGCTGCAACAACCAGCACCATAGTCCGTACCGTCACTCCACGAGCAACCAGCACAACTACTATAACTGCAGGCGTTTCAACAGTGACCGTTCGGGATACTAAAACTATAACTACCACGCCAGTGTTGACGTCGACTCCAACCATCTACTCCACCATTACGCTTCCGGCAGTTACACAAACTATCTGCAAGCCCGTCAACACCTATCTTCCGGACGAAGGAACTCCAACCATAACCCGTACGCGCACCGAAACCGTTACCGAACGTCTGACGGAAACTGTCATCACTTGCACGCCCACGAACGCCTATCTGCCAGTTCAGCAAACGGCCACCGTCAAACGATCCTCTTTGAATCGAGACGTCGTTCCACCGGAACCACTACGATACAATTTGATCTAG